The Methanohalophilus portucalensis DNA window TGAAATTCTGGAGGTGAAACCATCACAGAACCGCCATTATCCCTGTATTTTGACCAGACTCCACCACCTTCATAAGCAATCTTTCTTTCATCGAGTGTATATTCAAAGGTACCCAATGAGCAATTGAACTCCTCTATAGGTGTAGAATTTGTAGTGTCCTAGATGACGATTTTTATATTACTGTTATCGGAATTTGAATCAGCATTAACACCAACTTCGCCTCCCATGAGGGAAAACGATGTAGTCTGGAGAGGAGATTCCCCGAGGGCTACTTTACTCATGCGGGAGTCAAGAATCGTAAAAGCCTGTTCTACTTTTTGCGATTTTGAATTATCCTTCAGTTCATCGATTGCAGGGACGCTGTAGACCATCATTGCACTGATAGATATCACAGTAAGAGCAAACATGAGCAGAATCCCAATAACAGAAGAGACTGCCTTACAGGAGACGGATAGTTTATTTCTTCGTATCATACGTCCACCATTATTCCACTCTCACCTTCATAGGTGAATGTGTTATATACACATCTATATTTTCGGAAAAATCCTCTTTCCTTAAATTTACAGTTGTATTTGTTTCGTCTCTGTTTATTACCTTCATACCCATTGTTTCATTCAGGTAAGTTTCCCAGCCAGCATAATAGTCACTTTTAACAGTAATGTCAACAGATGAAACATTTTCATAAGAAAATACCGATGAATCCCCGGCGTCTGCAATGACCCTGATCAATCCCTCTCCAGAAATTCCATTTGAACCCATTACTGCAGCAACCGGTATTATCATATTGTTGTCAGAAAGGACAAACTCGGGTTTTTTGACTATAATTGTACCTCCATTTCCATATCTTGCCCAGACACCTGTATTTTCATAAGCTACTGCAGTTCCTTCATAAGAATGCTTAATTTCTCGCATTTGCCTCTTGAATGTTTGATTCTCCAAACCTGCAGGCGTTGATGAAGAATTCCAGGTCTGCATTGTTACATTGATGGTACTGGTGCCGCTGGTCAGGACATTACCTCCATACATTTTTAGTTCAACTGATTGTGAGGGAGCTATACCGAAAATGACTTTATTGACATTTTCACACAGTATAATATGACTCTGCTTTATATTTTCGGTATGGCCATGCTCCTGAATATTTTGAAGAGCAGGATAACCTGCAACACCTATAATAGATATGGCTATTAGCATTATTCCAAGTATCAATATAGTATCAACTACTTCCGACACTGCCCTTTCAGACTTGAATATTTTTTTGGGAACAATACGCATGAGATCGCCATTTTTCAGTGGATTTCTATTATATCCGTAGTACTGTTGTAAAAGAAGTAATGCTCACCGGTTGCACTGTCTATCGTAGCGGATTCTATATCTGTTGTTGTCAATTCATATGGTATCTGGACCCTGGTTTCAGCAATACCGTCAGATTCAAATATTATTTCATGTGTTTTGTTTGAAATTTGCATATAATAATATTCATCCGCGATTTTCATAGGTAACACAATATCGGATTGTATTTCTTCAACATCCCCTCCGGATTTTCTGGTAAGGTTTATTGTTGTATCAATCTTAGTAAGCTGAAGAGCAATGCTACTGCCATGTATTTCGAATTGCTCCCGCATAACGGAATGTTCATTACGATCCATCATTACATAGGAAGAATTCATCACAAACATAAATACCATGATCGTTATTACAAATGTTAATATAAAACCAATAGCTGTAGAAACTCCCCTCCTGTCATGGTATATTTTTTGCACATTAATCACTCACGGGACCGTTACGGGGAATGTCACATTGATTTTGTTTTTACTTGTAGCGATATCTACCGTTGCATTGATCATCTTGTATCTCTCACACCTGAATGATTCACCGGTGGAGAGTTTCCCTGATACTGAATAAAGTCCAACAATATTGCTTGAGTTTAAATATTTAAGGCTGTATTTTTTCCCTGCTGTACTGCTGTCAAACTGGTAGGTTGAATTACCTGTTATATTTATTAAGGGCGGGTTGATTTTATAGGTTTGATTTGAAACATTAGCCTCTATACTATTACTTCCGTCACCGTATATTTTCATAAACCAGATGGATGAACCGGATTGATCTAAGGCATGAACCTCGAAAGGTTCGGATATATTCCCCAGATTACTGGTATTAACTTCCATTGTGAAATTATCCGTAGCATTCACATTATCGATTATCGTCCAGTTCTCCTTTCCTGACGACAAACCGTTTTTTGTAAAATATGCATCATAGAGAGTACTGTTGGTAAATGAAAACGAAACTCCACTATATGCATATAATATTGTAACTTCACGGGAATAATTTTCGAGATAGCGACTGAAGACTGTATGATTGAAAGAAGAACCTTTAGTGGCATTGTAATAGGCTGCTTTTGTTGCTTCATCGGTCATACGGGCAATATTGGATACTTCAAAATAACTGATATCATTATTGGATTCAGAGGCCATGTTACTCGCATAAATAATATTATTTAGCATTACAGTTGAAACTACAATCATAAATCCTATGGTAAATGCAGCAAGCAGCAACATTTGTCCTGAATCATTAGACTTATCCATCATTTTCTCCCTTTTTTACATACGCCACATTGTGAGTTTTACATCAACTATATTGTAGAAATCCGTTGTATTGTCCATATCTGGAATTGAAGTTCTGTTCTCAAAGGAAGAGGTATTTGCAATATCGTTATTTGAAAGTACAACTTTCCTTGAAACTATCACAGCATTATCAGAGGGGTCACCGTTGTATATGTAAGGTGATGTGAGAGTATTCTCTGAATCCAGCCTGAATGTGAATTCCATATTGTGACCGATTCCTTTTGCTACCAGAGTTTGTTGCAGTAATTCATTGACCGG harbors:
- a CDS encoding DUF7289 family protein: MRIVPKKIFKSERAVSEVVDTILILGIMLIAISIIGVAGYPALQNIQEHGHTENIKQSHIILCENVNKVIFGIAPSQSVELKMYGGNVLTSGTSTINVTMQTWNSSSTPAGLENQTFKRQMREIKHSYEGTAVAYENTGVWARYGNGGTIIVKKPEFVLSDNNMIIPVAAVMGSNGISGEGLIRVIADAGDSSVFSYENVSSVDITVKSDYYAGWETYLNETMGMKVINRDETNTTVNLRKEDFSENIDVYITHSPMKVRVE